A genomic window from Exiguobacterium acetylicum DSM 20416 includes:
- a CDS encoding type B 50S ribosomal protein L31, with amino-acid sequence MKQGIHPNYNKVVFMDSTTEYKFLSGSTRSSNETITWEDGNEYPLIRVDVSSDSHPFYTGRQKFNAADGRVDRFNKKYGRK; translated from the coding sequence CAAGGAATTCACCCTAACTACAACAAAGTAGTATTTATGGATTCAACGACTGAGTACAAATTCTTAAGCGGTTCTACTCGTTCTTCGAACGAAACAATCACTTGGGAAGATGGTAACGAGTACCCACTCATCCGTGTGGATGTGTCTTCAGACTCGCACCCATTCTACACAGGTCGTCAAAAGTTCAACGCGGCAGATGGTCGTGTCGATCGCTTCAACAAAAAATACGGCCGCAAGTAA